One part of the Ailuropoda melanoleuca isolate Jingjing chromosome 6, ASM200744v2, whole genome shotgun sequence genome encodes these proteins:
- the LIPM gene encoding lipase member M isoform X1, whose translation MPKILSRVWIVSHRTEMWLLILVAYLFQRNVNSGCMPTKAVDPEAFMNISEIIQHQGYPCEEYEVVTEDGYILSINRIPQGLGQPKKTGPRPVVFLQHGLLGDASNWITNLPNNSLGFILADAGYDVWLGNSRGNIWSRKHKTLSVDQDEFWAFSYDEMARFDLPAVINFILQRTGQEKVYYVGYSQGTTMGFIAFSTMPELAQKIKMYFALAPIATLKHAKSPCTKFLLLPDMMIKGLFGRKEFLYQTRFFRQFAIYLCRQMIIDQICSNVMLLMGGFNTNNMNMSRANVYVAHTLAGTSVQNILHWSQTMNSGELRAFDWGSETKNLEKGNQPTPIRYKVRDMTVPTAVWTGGQDWLSNPEDVKTLLSEVTSLIYHKHIPEWAHVDFIWGLDAPHRMYNEIIHLMKQEETSFSQGMCWVRL comes from the exons ATGCCAAAAATCTTGTCAAGAGTGTGGATTGTCTCACACAGAACGGAGATGTGGCTTCTGATTCTGGTGGCGTATTTGTTCCAAAGAAATGTGAATTCAGGATGTATGCCAACGAAAGCCGTGGACCCAGAAGCATTCATGAATATT AGTGAAATCATCCAACATCAAGGCTATCCTTGTGAGGAGTATGAAGTTGTGACAGAAGATGGGTACATCCTTTCCATTAACAGAATTCCTCAAGGCCTAGGACAACCAAAGAAGACAG GTCCGAGGCCAGTGGTGTTCCTGCAGCATGGTCTGCTGGGGGACGCCAGCAACTGGATCACCAACCTGCCCAACAACAGCCTGGGCTTCATTCTGGCAGACGCCGGTTATGACGTGTGGCTGGGGAACAGCAGGGGGAACATCTGGTCTCGGAAACACAAGACCCTCTCTGTAGACCAGGACGAGTTCTGGGCTTTCAG TTATGATGAGATGGCTAGGTTTGACCTTCCTGCAGTCATAAACTTTATTTTGCAGAGAACCGGCCAGGAAAAGGTCTATTATGTCGGCTACTCGCAGGGCACCACCATGG GCTTTATTGCTTTTTCCACCATGCCAGAACTGGCtcagaaaatcaaaatgtattttgctttAGCACCCATAGCCACTCTTAAACATGCGAAAAGCCCTTGCACCAAATTTTTGTTGCTGCCGGACATGATGATCAAG GGACTGTTCGGCAGAAAAGAATTTCTGTACCAGACCAGATTCTTCAGACAGTTTGCTATTTACCTGTGCCGTCAGATGATTATCGATCAGATTTGTAGCAACGTCATGTTACTTATGGGAGGATTTAATACAAACAATATGAACATG AGCCGAGCAAACGTGTACGTGGCTCATACTCTGGCTGGAACGTCTGTGCAGAATATCCTGCACTGGAGCCAG ACAATGAATTCTGGGGAGCTCCGGGCATTTGACTGGGGGAGTGAGACCAAAAATCTGGAGAAAGGCAATCAG cCAACTCCCATAAGGTACAAAGTCAGAGACATGACGGTCCCCACTGCAGTGTGGACTGGGGGTCAGGACTGGCTTTCCAATCCGGAGGACGTGAAGACACTGCTCTCCGAGGTGACTAGTCTCATCTACCATAAGCACATTCCT